A window of Syntrophales bacterium genomic DNA:
GTTGCCCCCTCGAAAGGCGCCTGTGTAAGCGCCCTTTTCATAGCCAAACAGTTCACTCTCTACCAGTTCGCGGGGAATAGCAGCGCAGTTGAGCGCAACAAAAGGTCCTTCGCGAAAGGGACTTTCATTATGAATGGCATGGGCAAACAGCTCTTTCCCCGTACCGGTTTCCCCCTCGAGCAGAACAGTCGATCTTCCCTGAGCTACTTTCTTCGCTTTGCCGATAACGTCAGCGATAGCGGGACTTGTTCCGATTATACTGTCAAACGTATACCGAGGCGTGTTCAACACGGCCTCTGGGATCGCCGCCTGGTAGATCTTCTGCTTTTCCTCCAATTTCAGCAAATAGACGACGCCATTGCCGGATTGGTCAGGGATGGGAATGGAGTCCACATGGAAATGATGGGAACAGCCTGCATCGAAAGACATCCCCACACCGCCACCGGAACCTCTCAGCAGGGATTCCACTCCTTGCGTTACCCCCAGCACATTCCTTATATCCTTGTGTTTCGTATTTTCCGAATTAATCCTGAAGAATTCCAGAGCCCGTCTATTCAGATCAATTATCTCACCCTTCGCGTTTACAAGCATGAGGATGCTTTGGGCGTATTCAAATGTTGAACGATAGTATGACTGAAAAAGCCGAAGCTGGTCCAATTTCATTTTTGAAGAGAGTTCAAACTGGATGGAATTGGCAGCACTCAGCAAAACCGGAATAAATCTTCTGAGCTTCTCGGCGTCATGAAAAGGAACGGTAAAATCGAGACAGCCCAGTAAATTCTGTTCGTAGTCAAATACGGGCGTAGCGATGCAACTGGCCCAGTGGATTCTCTTATTATAGTGTTCCTCGGCAGTGATGCAGGCAAAACGCTTTTCTTCGAGGGATATGCCGGGGGCGGTGGTGCCGACAATATGTTCCTTTATGGAACTGCCGATAAGATCGGTCGGCTGGCTCTCCTTCATAAGCCTTAATACCCTTTCGTCACCGGCAATGGAGAGGATATAGCCATCCGCATCGGAGAAAAACATAGCAAGCGGCTGAAAGGAAAAATATTTCTCGATATCCTTGTAATGAGCCTGGAGAATATTATGAAGATCAGGCTGTCCGTTAATTCGCTTGCTAATCGAGTTTTGATCGATCTCCATAAGAGCCATTTCGTTACAGAGGTTTACATCGGCTTTTTGACAACGCTCCCATGATGATTTAATGTGGGCCGGGACGTTTTCGCTGTCTC
This region includes:
- a CDS encoding sigma 54-interacting transcriptional regulator, encoding MSRRLSERTEFYRVWDRFVSTGDSENVPAHIKSSWERCQKADVNLCNEMALMEIDQNSISKRINGQPDLHNILQAHYKDIEKYFSFQPLAMFFSDADGYILSIAGDERVLRLMKESQPTDLIGSSIKEHIVGTTAPGISLEEKRFACITAEEHYNKRIHWASCIATPVFDYEQNLLGCLDFTVPFHDAEKLRRFIPVLLSAANSIQFELSSKMKLDQLRLFQSYYRSTFEYAQSILMLVNAKGEIIDLNRRALEFFRINSENTKHKDIRNVLGVTQGVESLLRGSGGGVGMSFDAGCSHHFHVDSIPIPDQSGNGVVYLLKLEEKQKIYQAAIPEAVLNTPRYTFDSIIGTSPAIADVIGKAKKVAQGRSTVLLEGETGTGKELFAHAIHNESPFREGPFVALNCAAIPRELVESELFGYEKGAYTGAFRGGNSGKFEQANGGTIFLDEIHAMDLSAQSKILRVIEDRNVIRIGGKRSLPLDIRIIAASSVKLEEEALNGRFVQALLYRLNVVRLRIPNLKERKEDIPALVNHFIFQMNGIFHRTIQGIEPDALQLILQYSWPGNVRELRNCLEGIFNFCTGNVITLKDLADVLPCESAEEDVSGQDIDEITRNIMIKSLKKHGNVKAAAIACGIPLRTFYRKMKAFSIR